The Sinomicrobium kalidii region GGGACCGGTATTAATGAATTGCTCGAAAAAGTATTGCTCGAAGCGGAAATACTGGAATTGAAGGCCAATCCGGATAAAATTGCCAACGGAACTATCGTAGAGGCATTCCTGGACAAGGGAAGGGGCTATGTGGCCACCATACTTGTACAGGGAGGTACCTTGAAGGTAGGAGATTATGTACTGGCTGGAAGGCACAGTGGTAAAGTAAAAGCCATGCACGACGAGCGGGGAAATCTCATCGAGGAAGCAGGCCCTTCCACCCCGATATCCATATTGGGTCTGGACGGGGCACCGCAGGCCGGTGATAAATTCCACGTGTTTGAAGACGAAAAAGAAGCCAAGCAGATTGCAACTAAACGTATGCAGCTGCAAAGAGAACAATCCGTACGTACGCAACGGCACATTACGCTCGACGAAATTGGCCGTCGTATAGCACTGGGAGACTTCAAGGAACTCAACATTATCCTGAAAGGGGATGTGGACGGTTCGGTGGAAGCTCTGACCGATTCGTTCCAAAAGCTTTCTACGGATGAAATACAAATCAATATCATTCACAAGGCAGTTGGTGCGGTTACGGAATCTGACGTGCTCCTCGCCTCTGCATCCGATGCCATTATCATAGGATTCAATGTCAGACCTATGGGGAATGCACGTAGTGTTGCTGATAAGGAAGAAATAGATATCCGTACGTATTCCATCATCTACGATGCGATAAACGACCTCAAGGATGCGATGGAAGGTATGCTTTCTCCTGAAATGAAAGAAGAGATTACGGGTACGGCAGAGATCAGGGAAACGTTCAAGATTTCGAAAGTAGGGACCATTGCCGGATGTATGGTTACCGATGGTAAGATTTACAGGAATGCCGGGATACGTCTCATACGTGACGGAGTAGTGATCTTTACCGGGGAACTGGCCTCGCTGAAACGATTCAAGGATGATGTGAAGGAAGTAGCCAAAGGTTATGATTGCGGTATGCAGGTTAAGAACTACAACGACATTAAAGAGGGCGATATTATCGAAGCCTTCCGGGAAGTGGAAGTTAAAAAGAAATTGAAATAACAGGTTTTAAAACCGAATAAAAAACACCCTGTTCTTATATGGATCAGGGTGTTTTTTTATTAAAGGCAGTTTCTTCGGTTTTAAAAACCGACAATTTTCCGGTTTTGTACATGATGTGCATACAATTCCCGGATGCCGCTTTTGTAATTCAGATAGGGAATCCCCTTGGTCTGGTGGTTTACCTGGCTTATTTCATACATGTACGTAATGTGCCTGGCCAGTTCTTTCCAGGCAAACAACAGGGAATGCCGGGGATCGTAAATATGTGTGGGTTCGCTCATTGCGCCGTTCAGTTCCACTAACATAAAATTTCTCCCTTTTTCAAGTTCTTCCACGGTATTGTACATGAGGTCGAGCCTCCCGTAATAAAAACCCTTGACCCGGGTACACATGTCGTTTATCACCTCGGTGAGTGCCTCATTGATCATATGGCTGCAATCCGTAAATTTGGCACCCCTGGCATGATTGCCATAAGGAACAAGGGTTAGCTGTTCCCCCTTTTCGGGTATGGAGTCCAGTTGACTGCCGTATTCCTGTTGCAATACCTTGAGCTGGAACTGGAACCTCGGGGTCCCGTTGAGCAATTCCCTTGTGGTAGATACCCCGTCACCTGTAACAGTAAGTAATTCTTTGGCTACAATTCCCGTTATCCTCCCCTTGTCTTCGCCGGGATATCTTACATAGAAAATGCCGATCTCATTGGGAAGCGTAATAAACTCCTGGATAAGATAGTCAAAACCGGCGCGGTTGTTGTATTTGTGCAGTTCGTCCGGGGTGTGTATTTTCTTTACGGCATTTCCCCGGAGCCCGATATCCGGTTTTGCGATCAGCGGATATCTTATTCCGGAACCTTCTAAAATACCTTCCAGGTCGGCAAATGCCGTGTCCTTTGGTATAAAAGCTGTTTTGGCATAAAATTCTTCGGGAATCAGATCGTAAATGTTTCGTTTGGACCCCATGACAAAACCACCGTTCCGGATGGAGGGATTGGCCGCATTAAAAAAGAAAAGCGACCTTGCCCTGAGCGCATAATAGATCCAGAGCAGGCTTATGGGCGCATATACGATCTGAAAAGGCCAGTATTCCCAGTGAGTCAGTTTGTGGACGAACAGTTTTAAAGGAAGCAGGTTCATAATTGTACGGTAGAAAGTTTTTCGTTGGGAAAGAGTTGCCGGTAATGCATGGTTACACTGTCTTTTTTAATTATACATTGGGTGATACTAAGGGTTTTCAGCAGGTTGCCGCGGTCTATAACAAGACCATTTTTTTTATCCTCTTTTTCCGTATAGAGATGGAAGGACAATAGTGTTTCGGGAGAAACCGGTCTGTTGCGTGCCATAAAATCAAAAAACCACTGCTCTCTTTGCTTTTGAAGGGCTTTGGTATACAAGGTGGAAGAAGAAAGGATATGGTTGCGGTCTGCTTCCAGTGATGTGGTTTCCCTGTGATGTCCGTTCCAGCGCAGGAGGTAAAGTTCGGAGGCCTGAAAGAGCATAACGGTAAAAGGTTCTATATTTTCCAGGTTTATGGTTGTCCAGTGTGTGATGGGCGAAGCGGCTTTTATGAGTTCCAGAAGGATGAGCCCCCTGCTCTTCCTGTAACTGCCCCTGGAAATGTGTTTTTGTTTTGCACCGTTCAGCAAGACAGCCGTATTGCCTTTTTCATCGGTGGTAAACCAGCTTCCGCCGGACAAGGGATCTTCGGGGAAGACGATCTTTTTCTGATCTGCCACATATATTTCGGGAGGCAATGCTACGGGCCTGGTAATTTTTTCGTCGCGGTTGGAGGTCATTATCACCCCGTTTTTGTTTTTTACAAAACTTACTGTGCACATTGCTTCCGGTATTCGATGGTTGAATGGGCCACGCCAAAATTAGCATTTATGGTCAACCGTTCAAACCTGCGGAGACCTACCCGTATCAGGGCCTGATGATGAATGGCGTGTTCCAGGTTGTAGAGGAGTTCGCGAAAGTAGTTGCTTTGTATGTACAGTTTGGTATGATTCAGGTTTTGTTCCAGGAATAATATTTTATTTTCTTTCTCCAGGTTTTCCCGGATGTGGTTAATGCGTTTTACGGCTGTAGGCGCATCGGTTTCTATCCTTTTGTTGCGTTCCCTCTTGTCGTAGTTGATACTTCCTGTTTCATAATTGTTGAGAAGGCACAGAAATATTTCGATGATATGGCGAAAATGCTGACCAACGGTAGTGCCGCCCAATTCGGGGCAGGGAGCGTTGTATTCATCAGAGGAGAGTTGTCCGGCAAGGGCGGCCAGTTCGTCGAGATTAGATTTTACAGCGGCGAAAAGCATGAGATCGGATTTTAAAAGAGGTCAGTAATTTACTATTTTTTTAGTTAGCAGTAAAAAAATACCGCAAAACAGAAAAGCAACCACGGCAAGAATAAAGAGTGTCCCGCCATCATTGTTTACCGATATTCCGAGTATAAAGACATGGGAAAAGATGGCGCCCGTCATGATCAGCAAGCCGGCAACCGCACCGTAAACAGCGGTTTTGGGCAGGAATAATAAAATGGCTGCGATAAGTTCGGCAATGCCCAGTCCGATACGTCCGTAAGGTTCTGCGCCCAGGGTGGTGAAAATATGAACGGATTCCGGGGCCCCGCTGAACTTGTAATACAGGGTTTGCAGGAGTATTACGGTGGGGACCAGTCGTATGCCCCGGTTTATGATGATTTTTTTCATTGCATTACGGTTTGTTTCCGACGATTTTTTGCGGTTGATCGCAGCATTCTTCCGGAGATGTTCCTTAATTCCCGTTCCGGCTTTTCAGTGTGTTTTACGAAAAAGTGCCGGGGATATGGAGTATCATATCAGGGTGAAAATTGGTTTTGACGACAGGTTTTTCATGACGATGTGTTTTCAGGTCAAAATTACCATGTGTTGAAATGGAAGAATGTCGGCTACATTGCATTCCGGGCAAAAAAAAATCATATTCTGGAAATATCGGGGATAATAATTTCCTTCCGGTTGTAAATAAGAAGGCCTTTTTCCCTGAGTTCATTGAGCAGTTGGGTAGTGGTTTGTCGTGTGGTACAGATAATCTGGGCAATATCGTGCTGGGTGAGGTAGTTCTGAAGGATGACCCTGTTGCCCTGGTATACCCCTTCCTGATCGCTCCATTCTTTCAGGAAGGCCGAAAGCCTGCTCCGGGCATCCCTGAAGATAAGATTGGCGTAATTGTTTTTGAGGCGTTTCATTTTCAGTCCCACAAATTTGGTGTATGAAAGAGCGAGGTTAGGGTATTTCAGAAGGAGGTTTTCAAAATCGGTCAGAAAAAAGCTGCATACGATAATGTCATCCGTAAGGGCCTCAGCATATTCGGTAACGGGGGATGATTGTTCGTTTTCCAGGGCCAGTTCGCCAAACAGGTCGCCCTTGTGCAGGATTTCCTTGATGGTCTCGTTGCCTTCCCTGTCGGTTTCCACGATTTTTATGTTTCCCTTCTTGAGAAAATAAATGCGGGGGACTTTGGAATCCGAAAAGTAGAGGATATCCCCCTTTCCGGCCCTTTTAAACCCGGTAATAATGCACAATTGGCGGATTTGCCTGAAACTGAGTACACGGAAGAGCCGATGGTCCTTTAAGTACCAATATTTTAATTCTTCATACATAAATCGATAAAAATGAAAGGCTTGTGTGTCAATCCGTAAAATCCGCAGACAGCGTGTAGTCGTGAGAAAGGCAAGCTATGGCGTTATTATAAAAGCGCTGGGGTATTTCTTCTTCACTTCCATCAGTCGCCGGTCGGCTTCCAGTCTGTTCCTGAATTTTCCGACATAAACCCTGTACGTGGGGGTTTTGAATGAAATGTCGCAATCCCATCCGAAGCTGTTGCGGAATTTGGTCTGTTCTTTTGTAGCACCTTCCAGCGACCCGTTGTATATCTGTATCCGGTATCGTTCGGAAGTGCTGTCCTCTTTATTCAAAGCGGTCTTTGCGGCCACGAGTTTTTCCACTTTAACATCTTGCTGGATGTTAATTTTTCCCTGTTGCGCATGGGTGTCTTTAAAGGCGAAAAACAGGAAAAATAGCAGGGTGAAAATACATCGGATATCTAAAAATCTCATAATGAATACTGTTTTGTGCAAAAGTAAATTATTAGCTTGAAATCATAACGTTAAATTTTATTTAGAATTGTTATAAATTAATTATTAACGCTTTGCCAACATTTCCCAAATGAAGTCTATATCGTATTTTTGTGCACGGATTTTAAGGACCAGTGTTTTTTTTGTTGTTATCCGACGAAAAAATCATGCCAAAATAAGGAGAGATAACACATAATATTGATATGAAAGAGGTGATACACCGTAATTCTTTTTCTGGAATTCTAAGTATTAGTCTGGTAATTCTGCTAGCATTTTCTACAACTCTTTTTGGACAAGAAGGTGACCCGGATAGAGGGAAACAGTTATTTAATTCTAATTGCGCTGCCTGTCATAAGCTGGATCAAAGGATGACCGGGCCTGCTCTTGCGGGTGTGACCGATAAGCGCGACAGGGAGTGGTTGCATAAGTGGATAAAAAACAATGTGGCTCTCCGGAAGTCGGGAGATCCGGATGCAATAGCTATATATGAGGAGTACAACGGGGCGGCAATGAATGTTTTTCCTCAGTTGTCTGAACAGGATATAGATGATATTCTTGCGTATACCGAAGCTCCGCCATCATCACCGGCGGCTGCAGGAGGCGGTGCTGCCGGACAGGCTGCAGGGCAGGACGCGTCTTCCGGTATTTCCAATGAATTGGTGCTCGGTGCCCTGGTACTGGTGTTTGCAATGCTTGCTATAATGCTGGTGTTGGTGAACAGGACCCTGATGCGTATTGCCAAGGTAAAAGGTATAGAGCTCCCGGAAGAGCAGAAAAACAGGCTTCCGCTTTGGAAGGCTTTTGTGAAAAACCAGTTTTTGGTATTGGTATCTGTAGTCTTTCTGTTGCTTGTGTCTGCGTATTTTGTGTACGGGTATTTGATGCAGATAGGTGTTGACCAGGGTTACGCGCCCGTACAGCCTATACATTTCTCGCACCGCATACATGCCGGGGATAATGAAGTGGATTGTAAGTACTGCCACTCTTCGGCACGGGTTTCCAAAACTTCAGGCGTTCCTTCGCTCAACGTGTGCATGAACTGTCATAAGAACATTATGGAAGTAGCTCCGGAAACTGCTACGGCAGAGCATACCAAGGAGTTTTATGACGGAGAGATACAAAAGCTTTACGCTGCCGTGGGCTGGGATGTGGAAAACCAGCGTTATACCGGTGATACCAAGCCTGTAAAATGGGTGAAAATACACGACCTTCCCGATTTCGTGTACTTTAATCACTCTCAGCACGTATCTGTTGCCGGGCTGGCCTGCCAGGAATGTCACGGACCGGTTGAAGAAATGGAAGTGGTTGAGCAGCATTCTCCGCTTACCATGGGCTGGTGTGTGGAATGCCACAGAACTACCGATGTGAGGATGGAAGGCAACGAATACTACGAAAAGATACACGAAGAATTGTCTAAGAAATACGGAGTGGAAAAGCTTACCGCTGCACAGATGGGGGCGTTGGAGTGTGGTAAGTGCCACTATTAATATAAAGTAAAGATGCATGAACCTCCCCGGTTTCCGGGAGTGAAGTAATGCGTCACCATTGTCAAAAGAGCTAATTTTATATAAAACATGGCGTCAAACAAAAAATACTGGAAAAGTGTCGAGGAGCTGGATCCGAGCAATTCTATTGTGGAGACACTTAAACAGAATGAGTTTGTTGAAGAAATTCCGGTAGACGAGTTTTTAGGGGATAAGGAAAATCTGGAGGCCTCTTCGACATCGCGGAGGGACTTTCTTAAGTATGTTGGTTTTAGTACGGCTGCTGCTACTCTGGCAGCATGTGAGGGCCCCGTTAAAAAGGCGATACCGTATGTGGTGCAACCCGAGCAGATCCGCCCGGGTGTGGCTAACTATTACGCGACGACCATTGCGGATGGGTATGACTTTGCCAGTGTATTGGTGAAAACCAGGGAAGGGCGTCCCATAAAAATTGAAAATAATGCCGATGCCAAAGTAAATGGTTCGGCCAATGCCAGGGTCAATGCTTCCGTATTGTCTATGTACGACAGCCTCCGGGTGCAGGGCCCCAAGTTCAACGGGAAATATGTGACCTGGGACGATCTCGATACCCAGGTGATGGCAAAGCTGAATGCAACAAAGGCCAGTGGAAAATCCATAGTGCTGCTCACGCAGACTTTTGCCAGTCCTTCTACGGCGAAACTGATCTCGGAATTTTCCGGGAAATTCGGAAATGTACAGCACATACAATATGATGCCATATCCGAAGATGCGGCTCTGGAAGCTTTTCAGAAAAAATACGGCAAAAGGGCACTTGCTGATTACGACTTTTCCAGGGCAGAGGTCATTGTTTCCTTTGGTGCTGATTTTCTCGGTGACTGGCAGGGAGGCGGATTTGACAGCGGATATGCGAAAAAGCGTATTCCTGAAAACGGAAAAATGTCTCACCATGTCCAGTTTGAGGCCAATATGTCGCTAACAGGGGCCAATGCCGATAAGAGGGTTGCCGTAACGCCTTCGCAACAAAAAGTGGCGCTGGCAAAATTATATGGTTACCTCAGTGGTTCTTCGGTTTCCGGCGATCTTCCGGAACATGTGGATGCTGTGGTTAAAAGGGCGGCAAGCCGGCTTCGAAAAGCGGGGAAAAATGCAGTAGTGGTTACCGGGATCGATGATGTGGATGCCCAGGGGCTTGTGCTTTCCGTTAATGAGATGCTGCAAAGTGAGGCATTCGATGTTAAAGCCCCGCGATTGTTGCGCCAGGGTAACACGAAGCAGATGAGCCAGCTTATTGCCGATATGAAGTCCGGCAAAGTGGGAGCCGTGATTATGAGTGGTGTCAATCCCGCTTATACACTCGCCGATTCTGCCGGGTTCCTCGAAGGTCTGAAGAGTATAGGTTTGTCCGTTGCGTTTTCAATGAAAGAAGACGAAACGTCTACGGCCTCACAATATATTGCCGCTGCACCACACTATCTGGAATCGTGGGGTGATGTGGAGATGAAACAGGGGCATTTCAGCCTGATGCAGCCTGCCATCCGTCCGTTGTTTGATACGAGACAATTCCAGGATGCGCTGCTGAAATGGACAGGTAACGATAAAACATATTACGAATATATCAAGGAAACCTGGAGTGGTTCCGTTCTGAACGGAAGCTCCTGGAACAAGGCGCTGCACGACGGTGTATTTGTTGCTTCTTCCCCGGTAGCGGTTGCAGATGCCGTATCCGGCGAAAGTGAGGCTGCTGAAGCCACTGAAGAGGCTTCAACCGGAGAAAATGAAGCACAGGCGGCCCCTGTTGCAGGGGATGCGGCCGGTATGGCCCGCAAACTGGCTTCGTCTTCAGCAAGCGGTATGGAGCTCGCCTTGTATACGAAAACAGGAATGGGTGACGGGCAGCAGGCCAATAACCCCTGGCTGCAGGAATTTCCCGATCCTATTACCCGGGTGTCCTGGGATAATTATCTTACGGTTTCCAGGGCAGATGCTGATAAGCTCGGCCTGAAAAACTGGCATGTTGCCAATGGTGGCCTTAACGGTAGCTATGTAAAGGTTACTGTAAATGGGGCGAGTCTGGACAGGGTGCCCGTAATTATTCAGCCCGGACAAGCCCAGGGTTCGGTGGGGCTTTCTTTCGGTTATGGTAAAAAAGCCGGGTTGAAGACTGAAATGCAGACCGGGGTAAATGCCTATAAACTCTATGAAGGGTTTAAGACTGCTCAGCCTGTAACCATCGAAAAAGTTCCCGGCGAACACGAATTTGCCTGTGTGCAGTTGCACAACACCCTCATGGGGCGTGGCGATATCCTGAAAGAAACGACATTAGAAATATTTAATACCAAAGATGCGAAGGAGTGGAACGTCACTCCGAAAGTTTCCCTGAATCACAATGAGGTTGAGGCGGTCGAGGTGGATATGTGGGATGAATTCGATACTTCTATCGGTCATCACTTTAATCTTTCCATCGACCTGAATGCCTGTACGGGTTGTGGGGCGTGTGTGATTGCCTGTCATGCGGAAAACAACGTTCCTGTAGTAGGAAAGTCAGAAGTACGCCGGTCCAGGGATATGCACTGGCTCCGTATAGACCGGTATTATTCTTCTGAAAAAAGCTTTGAGGAAGACAATGAAGTGGTAGAAAATATTTCCGGTCTCGGAGATTCCCTGACTACTTTCGGAGAGATGGAAAAAGCTTCTGAAAACCCGCAGGTGGCTTTCCAGCCGGTAATGTGCCAGCATTGTAACCATGCTCCCTGTGAAACCGTTTGTCCGGTAGCGGCAACTTCACACGGCCGTCAGGGGCAAAACCACATGGCGTATAACCGATGTGTGGGAACGCGTTACTGTGCCAACAACTGCCCGTATAAAGTACGTCGCTTCAACTGGTTCCTTTACAACAATAATGACGAGTTTGATTATCACATGAACGACGACCTCGGAAAAATGGTGTTGAATCCCGATGTAGTGGTTCGTTCCAGAGGGGTGATGGAAAAATGTTCTTTCTGTATACAAATGACCCAGAAGACCATTCTGGATGCCAAGAGAGACGGCAGGGAAGTGCGTAAGGACGAATTCCAGACAGCTTGTTCTGCAGCTTGTTCCAGCGGAGCGATGACGTTCGGAGATGTGAACAATGAGGACGACGAAGTATTTGCCCTGAAAAAGAGCGACAGGATGTATCACCTGCTTGAGCACATAGGTACAAAACCCAATGTGTTCTATCATGTGAAAGTGAGGAATACGGAGGAAGTGTAAAGGAAAGCTGCCGCTCCGGTCCGGTCCGGAACTTCCCGGAAACGGACATGTTGCCGGAACCTGGCAAGGAAACGATAAATTAAAAGAGTAATAAATATTAAAGTTATAAAATGGCGTCGCATTACGAAGCACCTATACGTAAACCCCTGGTAACCGGAGATAAGAGCTATCACGATGTTTCGGTTGATGTAGCCAGGCCTGTAGAGGGCAGGGCAAACAAGCAATGGTGGCTAGTGTTCTCTATTGCATTGGTAGCATTTCTTTGGGGGATAGGGTGTATTATTTATACCATTTCAACAGGAATAGGGGCCTGGGGACTTAACAAAACCGTTGGCTGGGCCTGGGATATTACCAATTTCGTTTGGTGGGTAGGTATCGGTCATGCCGGGACACTGATCTCTGCCGTACTGTTACTGTTCCGTCAAAAATGGAGAATGGCGATCAACCGGTCTGCGGAGGCTATGACCATATTTTCCGTAGTACAGGCCGGATTGTTCCCGTTGATCCATATGGGACGCCCGTGGCTGGGATACTGGGTGGTGCCTATTCCCAACCAGTTCGGTTCGCTTTGGGTGAACTTTAACTCACCGTTGCTCTGGGACGTATTTGCGATATCCACTTATCTTTCCGTGTCACTGGTATTCTGGTGGACAGGGTTGCTTCCCGACTTCGCCATGATACGGGACAGGGCCGTGAAACCTTTCCAGAAAAAAATATACAGCCTGCTCAGCTTCGGCTGGAGCGGAAGGGCCAAAGACTGGCAGCGTTTCGAAGAAGTGTCGCTGGTACTTGCCGGTCTGGCAACACCTCTGGTGCTTTCTGTACACACCATCGTATCTTTTGACTTTGCTACGTCGGTGATCCCCGGATGGCACACTACCATTTTTCCGCCCTACTTCGTTGCGGGTGCGGTATTCTCCGGGTTCGCCATGGTGAACACACTGCTTATCATAATGAGAAAGGTGGTGAGTCTCGAAGATTATATTACCGTACAACACATAGAACTGATGAACATCGTTATCATGATCACCGGATCTATTGTGGGCTGTGCCTATATTACCGAGCTTTTTATCGCCTGGTATTCAGGGGTCGAATATGAACAATATGCTTTCCTGAACAGGGCTACGGGGCCTTATGCATGGGCTTACTGGTGTATGATGACCTGTAACGTATTCTCTCCCCAGTTTATGTGGTTCAAAAAATTACGGACAAGTATTATGTTCTCCTTTATTATCTCCATTGTGGTGAATATCGGGATGTGGTTTGAGCGTTTTGTGATTATCGTTACTTCGCTTCACAGGGACTACCTTCCGTCGTCCTGGACCATGTTCTCCCCGACCTTTATAGACATAGGTATTTTTGTGGGAACCGTAGGATTCTTCTTTGTATTGTTCTTGTTGTATGCGAGGACGTTTCCTGTAATAGCACAGGCAGAAGTGAAGACCATAATGAAATCATCTGCAGAAAATTATAAAAAATTAAGAGACGGCGATCATGAGTAATAAAGTTATACAGGCTATTTATGCTGATGATGATGTGTTGCTGGCCGCAGTAAAAAAAGTGAAGGCTGCCCACCATCATATAGAAGAAATATACACTCCTTTTCCTGTCCACGGACTGGACAAGGCCATGGGGCTGGCCCCGACCAGGATTGCCATCGCATCCTTTATTTACGGATGTATAGGGCTTGTTGTAGCTGTTCTGATGATGAATTTTATCATGATAGAAGACTGGCCGCAGAACATAGGGGGGAAGCCCAGTTTCAGTTTCCTGGACAATATGCCGGCTTTCGTTCCGATAATGTTTGAGCTCACCGTATTTTTTGCGGCTCACTTAATGGTAATCACTTTTTATCTGAGGAGTAAGCTTTGGCCCTTCAAAAAGGCGGAGAACCCGGATGTGAGGACAACAGACGATCACTTCCTGATGGAAGTTTCAATAAGTAATAACGAAGATGAGTTGACTGCCTTCTTGCAGGAAACAGGTGCGGTGGAAGTTAAAATATCGGAAAAGCATTAGAGGGGATGAGTTATTCGGTTAATGAGTTAATGGTTATTAAGCGTTCCTGTCCGCAAGAGGCCCGGGATCAAAGATAATCCAATAACAAAGTAACTCAATAACTTAATAACCTAACAACGTAAATATTGTTTAAATGAGGAGCTTTATTAAAATAGGAATGGTACTTGGTGTGGCTGCCGTTATGACCTCGTGTTTTAACAAGTCGAACCGGAACTACCAGTTTATGCCCAATATGTATGATGAAGTAGGCTATGACACCTATCAGGCATCAGATGCCTTCAAGAATGGTATCGAGGCACAACTGCCTCCCGAACATACCATTAACCGTGGCTGGATGCCCTATGAGTATGAAAACACTACCGAAGGGAAAGAACTGGCCATGGCTGAGTTGAAAAACCCGCTGGCCGCAGATAGTCTCGCCATGGAAGATAACCTGGCTGACGGTAAGGAATTATACAATATTTATTGTGCGGTATGCCACGGGGAAAAGGGAGACGGACAGGGTGTCCTGGTAAAGCGTGAGAAATTCCTCGGTGTTCCCAGCTATGCGGACAGGGAAACGACAGAAGGAAGTATCTACCATGTCATTTATTACGGGCTCAATTCCATGGGGTCCTATGCCGTACAGCTCAATGAAAAGGAGCGGTGGCAGGTAGTGATGTATGTAGAACAGCTCGAAAAGGATTTGGCAAAATAATATTTTCAGAAACGAAAGCGTATAAGTGGCGGACAACGGCAGAAAAAAAATGAAGGTTGGGTTCCCTCACGATTTACGAATTACAATATACAACAAAGAGAATTTTCAGGATATGTACACGTTTTCAAGCAAGTTAAGACTGTCTGCATTTGTTCTAATGATCGTTGGTATTCTCGGTCTGGGCTACGGTTTTCTGGCTGCTCCTGGTACTGTGGCGGAAGCAAAGGCCATGGTAACAGATGCACATCACGGAGGAGGACACGACGGTGCCGAAGTTGCCCATGATGCTCATGGAACACAGGATGAAGCACATGCCGAACACGATTCGTCTCACGATGAACATCTGTTGCACCAATTGCAGAACAAACCATGGGCAGCGCTTTATGTGGCAGCGTTTTTCTTTATGATGATTTCACTCGGGGTGCTCGCTTTTTACGCTATACAAAGAGTGTCAATGGCAGGATGGTCCCCGCTTTTGTTCCGGGTAATGGAAGGGATTACAGCCTACTTGCTCCCGGGAGCGGTGCTGGTGTTCGTTATACTGGCATTGTCCGGTGTTCACCTGAACCACCTGTTTGTCTGGATGGATCCCGAGGTAGTGGCGCATGACGAACTTATTCAGGGGAAATCGGGCTTCCTTAACGTACCGTTCTTCCTCATACGGGCTGTCATATACATTGCCGGTTGGGTTGCATATCGTCATTTTTCCAGAAAATTCTCTATTGCACAGGACACTGCCGATAACAACAGCAACTTCAAACGTAACTTTAAGATATCTGCCGGGTTCCTGGTTTTCTTCCTGGTTTCCGAGTCCATGATGTCATGGGACTGGATCATGAGTGTTGACCCGCACTGGTACAGTACGCTGTTCGGCTGGTATGTTTTTGCCAGTATGTTTGT contains the following coding sequences:
- a CDS encoding D-alanine--D-alanine ligase encodes the protein MNLLPLKLFVHKLTHWEYWPFQIVYAPISLLWIYYALRARSLFFFNAANPSIRNGGFVMGSKRNIYDLIPEEFYAKTAFIPKDTAFADLEGILEGSGIRYPLIAKPDIGLRGNAVKKIHTPDELHKYNNRAGFDYLIQEFITLPNEIGIFYVRYPGEDKGRITGIVAKELLTVTGDGVSTTRELLNGTPRFQFQLKVLQQEYGSQLDSIPEKGEQLTLVPYGNHARGAKFTDCSHMINEALTEVINDMCTRVKGFYYGRLDLMYNTVEELEKGRNFMLVELNGAMSEPTHIYDPRHSLLFAWKELARHITYMYEISQVNHQTKGIPYLNYKSGIRELYAHHVQNRKIVGF
- a CDS encoding NRDE family protein is translated as MCTVSFVKNKNGVIMTSNRDEKITRPVALPPEIYVADQKKIVFPEDPLSGGSWFTTDEKGNTAVLLNGAKQKHISRGSYRKSRGLILLELIKAASPITHWTTINLENIEPFTVMLFQASELYLLRWNGHHRETTSLEADRNHILSSSTLYTKALQKQREQWFFDFMARNRPVSPETLLSFHLYTEKEDKKNGLVIDRGNLLKTLSITQCIIKKDSVTMHYRQLFPNEKLSTVQL
- a CDS encoding DinB family protein, which produces MLFAAVKSNLDELAALAGQLSSDEYNAPCPELGGTTVGQHFRHIIEIFLCLLNNYETGSINYDKRERNKRIETDAPTAVKRINHIRENLEKENKILFLEQNLNHTKLYIQSNYFRELLYNLEHAIHHQALIRVGLRRFERLTINANFGVAHSTIEYRKQCAQ
- a CDS encoding DoxX family protein; the protein is MKKIIINRGIRLVPTVILLQTLYYKFSGAPESVHIFTTLGAEPYGRIGLGIAELIAAILLFLPKTAVYGAVAGLLIMTGAIFSHVFILGISVNNDGGTLFILAVVAFLFCGIFLLLTKKIVNY
- a CDS encoding Crp/Fnr family transcriptional regulator: MYEELKYWYLKDHRLFRVLSFRQIRQLCIITGFKRAGKGDILYFSDSKVPRIYFLKKGNIKIVETDREGNETIKEILHKGDLFGELALENEQSSPVTEYAEALTDDIIVCSFFLTDFENLLLKYPNLALSYTKFVGLKMKRLKNNYANLIFRDARSRLSAFLKEWSDQEGVYQGNRVILQNYLTQHDIAQIICTTRQTTTQLLNELREKGLLIYNRKEIIIPDISRI
- a CDS encoding SPOR domain-containing protein; protein product: MRFLDIRCIFTLLFFLFFAFKDTHAQQGKINIQQDVKVEKLVAAKTALNKEDSTSERYRIQIYNGSLEGATKEQTKFRNSFGWDCDISFKTPTYRVYVGKFRNRLEADRRLMEVKKKYPSAFIITP
- a CDS encoding c-type cytochrome, which codes for MKEVIHRNSFSGILSISLVILLAFSTTLFGQEGDPDRGKQLFNSNCAACHKLDQRMTGPALAGVTDKRDREWLHKWIKNNVALRKSGDPDAIAIYEEYNGAAMNVFPQLSEQDIDDILAYTEAPPSSPAAAGGGAAGQAAGQDASSGISNELVLGALVLVFAMLAIMLVLVNRTLMRIAKVKGIELPEEQKNRLPLWKAFVKNQFLVLVSVVFLLLVSAYFVYGYLMQIGVDQGYAPVQPIHFSHRIHAGDNEVDCKYCHSSARVSKTSGVPSLNVCMNCHKNIMEVAPETATAEHTKEFYDGEIQKLYAAVGWDVENQRYTGDTKPVKWVKIHDLPDFVYFNHSQHVSVAGLACQECHGPVEEMEVVEQHSPLTMGWCVECHRTTDVRMEGNEYYEKIHEELSKKYGVEKLTAAQMGALECGKCHY